A stretch of Sphingomonas sp. JUb134 DNA encodes these proteins:
- a CDS encoding oxygenase MpaB family protein: protein MDTVRQTIAKQVRALTGAGDGAIDLSRPPGDDGLFGPASVCWRVHGDFTSMMIGGTAALMLQMLHPLALAGVWDHSNFQRDMLGRLKRTAQFIAGTTYGATAEAERLIGRVRAIHDRVHGTLPDGTPYDANDPELLTWIHVAEVRMFLSGYLRYRAPLSAAEQDRYFAEYAEVARRLGAEDVPTSRREIDAYLMDVRPQLRFDERTHTVLQALLSQPAPNLAMRPFGDLTMRAAIDLLPPWARAMLQLRERPAEGPLVRAGARGVGVMLRWALNGRNAEAQARRG, encoded by the coding sequence ATGGACACGGTACGCCAGACGATCGCGAAGCAGGTGCGGGCGCTGACAGGCGCGGGGGACGGGGCGATCGACCTCAGCCGCCCGCCCGGGGACGACGGGCTGTTCGGGCCTGCTTCCGTGTGCTGGCGCGTCCACGGTGACTTCACCTCGATGATGATCGGGGGAACGGCCGCGCTGATGTTGCAGATGCTCCACCCGCTGGCGCTGGCCGGCGTGTGGGATCATTCGAACTTCCAGCGCGACATGCTGGGACGGCTGAAGCGGACGGCGCAGTTCATCGCCGGCACCACCTATGGCGCGACCGCCGAGGCGGAGCGGCTGATCGGCCGGGTCCGGGCGATCCATGATCGGGTGCACGGCACGCTGCCGGACGGAACGCCCTATGACGCCAACGATCCCGAACTGCTGACCTGGATCCATGTCGCGGAGGTGCGGATGTTCCTGTCCGGATACCTGCGCTACCGCGCTCCGCTGTCGGCCGCCGAGCAGGACCGGTATTTCGCCGAATATGCCGAGGTCGCGCGGCGGCTGGGGGCCGAGGACGTGCCGACGAGCCGGCGCGAGATCGATGCCTATCTGATGGACGTACGGCCGCAGCTGCGCTTCGACGAGCGCACGCACACGGTGCTGCAGGCGCTTCTGTCACAGCCGGCGCCGAACCTGGCGATGCGGCCGTTCGGCGACCTCACCATGCGGGCGGCGATCGACCTGCTGCCGCCCTGGGCACGCGCGATGCTCCAGCTGCGCGAGCGGCCCGCCGAGGGGCCGCTGGTGCGGGCAGGCGCGCGCGGCGTGGGGGTGATGCTGCGCTGGGCGCTCAACGGCCGCAACGCGGAGGCGCAGGCGCGGCGGGGGTGA
- a CDS encoding S-(hydroxymethyl)glutathione dehydrogenase/class III alcohol dehydrogenase has translation MKTRAAVAFEAKKPLEIVELDLEGPKPGEVLVEIMATGICHTDAYTLDGFDSEGIFPSVLGHEGAGIVREVGAGVTSVKPGDHVIPLYTPECRQCKSCLSGKTNLCTAIRATQGKGLMPDGTTRFSYKGQPIFHYMGCSTFSNFTVLPEIAVAKIREDAPFQTSCYIGCGVTTGVGAVVNTAKVQVGDNIVVFGLGGIGLNVLQGAKLAGANKIIGVDINPDREEWGRRFGMTDFINSRGKSREDVIAEILALTDGGADYTFDCTGNTEVMRTALEACHRGWGTSIIIGVAEAGKEISTRPFQLVTGRNWRGTAFGGAKGRTDVPKIVDWYMDGKIAIDPMITHVLTLEEINKGFDLMHAGESIRSVVVY, from the coding sequence ATGAAGACACGCGCCGCCGTCGCTTTCGAAGCGAAGAAGCCGCTGGAGATCGTCGAGCTCGATCTCGAAGGTCCGAAGCCCGGCGAAGTGCTGGTCGAGATCATGGCGACCGGCATCTGCCACACCGACGCCTACACCCTCGACGGCTTCGACTCCGAGGGCATCTTCCCGTCCGTGCTCGGCCATGAAGGCGCGGGCATCGTGCGCGAGGTCGGCGCCGGCGTCACCAGCGTGAAGCCGGGTGACCACGTCATCCCGCTCTACACGCCCGAATGCCGCCAGTGTAAGTCGTGCCTGTCGGGCAAAACCAACCTGTGCACCGCGATCCGCGCGACCCAGGGCAAGGGGCTGATGCCGGACGGCACCACGCGCTTCTCCTACAAGGGCCAGCCGATCTTCCACTACATGGGCTGCTCGACCTTCTCGAACTTCACCGTGCTGCCCGAGATCGCGGTCGCGAAGATCCGCGAGGACGCGCCCTTCCAGACGAGCTGCTACATCGGCTGCGGCGTCACCACGGGTGTGGGCGCGGTGGTCAACACCGCCAAGGTGCAGGTCGGCGACAACATCGTCGTCTTCGGCCTGGGCGGCATCGGCCTCAACGTGCTCCAGGGTGCCAAGCTCGCCGGCGCCAACAAGATCATCGGCGTCGACATCAACCCGGACCGTGAGGAATGGGGCCGCCGCTTCGGCATGACCGACTTCATCAACAGCCGCGGCAAGAGCCGCGAGGACGTGATCGCCGAGATCCTGGCGCTCACCGACGGCGGTGCGGACTATACCTTCGACTGCACCGGCAACACCGAGGTGATGCGCACTGCGCTGGAGGCGTGCCACCGCGGCTGGGGTACCTCGATCATCATCGGCGTGGCGGAAGCCGGCAAGGAAATCAGCACCCGTCCGTTCCAGCTGGTGACCGGCCGCAACTGGCGCGGCACCGCGTTCGGCGGCGCCAAGGGCCGCACCGACGTTCCGAAGATCGTCGATTGGTACATGGACGGCAAGATCGCGATCGACCCGATGATCACCCACGTGCTGACGCTGGAGGAGATCAACAAGGGCTTCGACCTGATGCACGCCGGCGAGAGCATCCGCAGCGTGGTGGTGTACTGA
- a CDS encoding VOC family protein produces MFSHVMVGADDIAASKAFYDAALGALGIPAGVVDEWGRVVYMHGGGRFLVTRPINGEPASPANGSTIGFAAASPEAADAWHAAGLANGGTAIENPPGIRHGTAGRTLYLAYLRDPAGNKLCASHRIA; encoded by the coding sequence ATGTTCAGCCACGTCATGGTGGGCGCCGACGACATCGCGGCGTCCAAGGCGTTCTACGACGCCGCCCTCGGCGCCCTCGGCATCCCGGCCGGCGTGGTCGATGAATGGGGGCGCGTCGTCTATATGCATGGCGGCGGCCGCTTCCTGGTGACGCGGCCGATCAATGGCGAGCCCGCCAGCCCGGCCAACGGCAGCACGATCGGCTTCGCCGCCGCGTCGCCCGAGGCAGCGGACGCCTGGCACGCGGCCGGCCTCGCGAACGGCGGCACCGCCATCGAGAACCCGCCCGGCATCCGCCACGGGACCGCGGGCCGGACTCTCTACCTCGCCTATCTGCGCGACCCGGCCGGCAACAAGCTCTGCGCGTCGCACCGCATCGCGTGA
- the fghA gene encoding S-formylglutathione hydrolase — translation MALETVSTSTSHGGTQGVYRHASAATGTPMTFSVFVPAHAPGERLPVLWYLSGLTCTHANVTEKGEFRAACAEHRVIFIAPDTSPRGEGVPDAEGYDFGQGAGFYLDATQAPWSMHFHMRSYIEDELPALIAAEFPMADMARQSITGHSMGGHGALTIGLRNPDRFRSVSAFAPIASAMHCSWGEKALTGYLGTNLAAWRVHDACALIADGARLPELLVDQGDADGFLDQLKPELLRDACAAAGIPLTLRMQPGYDHSYYFISTFMPEHVAWHAKRLHG, via the coding sequence ATGGCTCTCGAAACCGTCTCCACCAGCACCTCGCACGGCGGCACCCAGGGCGTGTATCGCCACGCCTCCGCCGCAACGGGCACGCCGATGACCTTCTCCGTGTTCGTGCCCGCGCACGCCCCCGGCGAGCGGCTGCCGGTGCTCTGGTATCTTTCCGGCCTCACCTGCACCCACGCCAATGTCACCGAAAAGGGCGAGTTCCGCGCCGCCTGCGCCGAGCACCGCGTAATCTTCATCGCGCCGGACACCTCGCCCCGCGGCGAAGGCGTGCCGGATGCGGAGGGCTATGACTTCGGCCAAGGGGCGGGCTTCTACCTCGACGCGACGCAGGCGCCCTGGTCGATGCACTTCCACATGCGCTCCTACATCGAGGACGAGCTGCCCGCGTTGATCGCGGCCGAGTTCCCGATGGCCGACATGGCGCGCCAGTCGATCACCGGCCATTCGATGGGCGGCCACGGCGCGCTCACCATCGGCTTGCGCAACCCGGACCGCTTCCGCAGCGTCTCGGCCTTTGCGCCGATCGCCTCGGCGATGCACTGCTCCTGGGGCGAAAAGGCGCTGACCGGCTATCTCGGCACCAACCTGGCCGCGTGGCGGGTCCACGATGCCTGCGCGCTCATCGCCGATGGCGCGCGCCTGCCCGAGCTGCTGGTCGACCAGGGCGATGCCGACGGGTTCCTGGACCAGCTCAAGCCGGAGCTGCTGCGCGACGCCTGCGCCGCGGCCGGCATCCCGCTCACGCTGCGCATGCAGCCGGGCTACGATCACAGCTACTATTTCATCTCCACCTTCATGCCCGAGCATGTCGCCTGGCACGCGAAGCGCCTGCACGGCTGA
- a CDS encoding CocE/NonD family hydrolase — MRLRPALLAAPMLFAALTAQVAPPAPKDVDTRTEASTGDIPANFTMPKTAYNYDRREIMVPMRDGTKLHTVIIVPKGATNAPILLTRTPYNASGRASRTDSPNMLSALPQGDEVFVNDGYIRVFQDIRGKFGSEGDYVVTRPVIGPLNRTKVDHVTDAYDTIDWLVNKTNLPESNGRVGMLGSSYEGFTVVMALLGPHPALKVAAPQSPMIDGWMGDDWFHYGAFRQANIGWIGSQSGFKGAGQQPPSTGLDDYETFRRIGSAGAWAKQSGFDQLPFWRRMSEHPAYDAEWQGQALDKMVAANPSNVPTLWIQGLWDQEDMYGAVMTWEALKAVGKAGNNHLVMGPWRHSQVNYDGSSLGPLKWDGDTALQFRRDVLLPFFNRYLRDNAPAYEAPPVLIYNTGANHWDRLATWPLACEKDCARPLTPLYLQGNYSLSFGKPAGGADSYVSDPAKPVPYLARPVSFADSARWKEWLVSDQRSVDGRPDVLTYQTEVLTAPTRVSGAPIADLFARTTGTDGDFVVKLIDVYPDEVASDPKMGGYQLPIALDIFRGRYRDSFEKPTPIPANKVQRYRFRLPTVNHVFQPGHRIMVQIQSTLFPLYDRNPQKYVPNIFFAKPADYQKATVTIEHTTGSPTAVWLPVVPVDQPQVQAAR, encoded by the coding sequence ATGCGCCTGCGCCCTGCCCTGCTTGCTGCCCCGATGTTGTTCGCCGCCCTCACTGCGCAGGTGGCGCCGCCCGCCCCCAAGGACGTCGACACCCGGACCGAGGCGAGCACCGGCGACATTCCCGCCAACTTCACCATGCCGAAGACCGCGTACAATTATGATCGTCGCGAGATCATGGTGCCGATGCGCGACGGGACGAAGCTGCACACGGTCATCATCGTGCCCAAGGGCGCGACCAATGCGCCGATCCTGCTGACGCGCACGCCCTACAACGCCTCCGGCCGCGCCTCGCGCACCGACAGCCCCAACATGCTGTCTGCATTGCCGCAGGGCGATGAGGTGTTCGTCAACGACGGCTACATCCGCGTCTTTCAAGACATCCGCGGCAAGTTTGGCTCCGAAGGCGACTATGTCGTCACCCGCCCGGTGATCGGCCCGCTCAACCGCACCAAGGTCGACCACGTCACCGACGCCTACGACACCATCGACTGGCTGGTAAACAAGACGAACCTGCCGGAGTCCAACGGCCGCGTCGGCATGCTCGGCTCCTCCTACGAGGGCTTCACGGTGGTGATGGCGCTGCTCGGGCCGCACCCGGCGTTGAAGGTCGCAGCACCGCAGAGCCCGATGATCGACGGCTGGATGGGCGACGACTGGTTCCACTATGGCGCCTTCCGCCAGGCGAACATCGGCTGGATCGGATCGCAGAGCGGTTTCAAGGGCGCGGGCCAGCAGCCGCCCTCGACCGGCCTCGACGATTACGAGACCTTCCGCCGCATCGGCTCGGCCGGCGCCTGGGCCAAACAGTCGGGCTTTGACCAGTTGCCTTTCTGGCGCCGCATGTCGGAGCACCCGGCGTATGACGCCGAATGGCAGGGCCAGGCGCTCGACAAGATGGTCGCCGCGAACCCGTCCAACGTGCCGACGCTGTGGATCCAGGGCCTGTGGGACCAGGAGGACATGTACGGCGCGGTCATGACCTGGGAAGCGCTGAAGGCAGTGGGCAAGGCCGGCAACAACCACCTCGTCATGGGCCCGTGGCGGCACAGCCAGGTCAACTACGACGGCTCCTCGCTCGGCCCGCTCAAGTGGGACGGCGACACCGCGCTCCAGTTCCGCCGCGACGTGCTGCTGCCCTTCTTCAACCGCTACCTGCGCGACAACGCGCCTGCGTACGAAGCGCCGCCGGTGCTGATCTACAACACCGGTGCGAACCACTGGGACCGGCTCGCCACCTGGCCGCTCGCCTGTGAAAAGGACTGCGCGCGTCCGCTGACCCCCCTGTACCTCCAGGGCAACTACAGCCTGTCCTTCGGCAAGCCCGCGGGCGGCGCCGACAGCTATGTCTCCGATCCGGCCAAGCCCGTGCCCTATCTCGCACGGCCGGTATCGTTCGCAGACTCCGCGCGCTGGAAGGAGTGGCTGGTGAGCGACCAGCGTTCGGTTGACGGCCGCCCGGACGTGCTGACCTACCAGACCGAGGTGCTGACCGCACCGACGCGCGTCTCCGGCGCGCCGATCGCGGACCTGTTCGCCCGCACCACCGGCACGGACGGCGATTTCGTGGTCAAGCTGATCGACGTCTATCCGGACGAGGTCGCCTCCGACCCGAAGATGGGCGGCTATCAGCTGCCGATCGCGCTCGACATCTTCCGCGGCCGCTATCGCGACAGCTTCGAAAAGCCGACGCCGATCCCGGCCAACAAGGTCCAGCGCTATCGCTTCCGCCTGCCGACCGTGAACCATGTGTTCCAGCCGGGGCACCGCATCATGGTGCAGATCCAGTCGACGCTGTTCCCGCTCTACGACCGCAACCCGCAGAAGTACGTGCCCAACATCTTCTTCGCCAAGCCCGCCGACTATCAGAAGGCGACGGTGACGATCGAGCATACTACGGGCTCGCCCACCGCCGTGTGGCTGCCGGTGGTGCCGGTCGACCAGCCGCAGGTACAGGCGGCGCGCTGA
- the coxB gene encoding cytochrome c oxidase subunit II: MRRARRGKIFGATAATLLIAGCNRHQSALAPFGAEAEQVRHLTLVLVIGAVVILVALAGLWLAAVRAPEGRLSHKGGMRLVLVLGALVPTLVLFALLLYALPMMRPRPVAPADLRITVTGEQFWWRVAYQPPGAEPVTAANEVRIPVGRTVAFQLKASDVIHSFWIPGLAGKMDMIPGRTNELVVRADAPGRYRGACTEFCGLSHARMAFDVVAMEPAAFDRWLALQRRPAGAPADMRGQALFADNGCAGCHAIRGTGALGTIGPDLTHFGSRLRVAAGTLPMETEAIARFIRKPDEAKPGARMPAFPHLPPDDARQIAAYLQGLQ; encoded by the coding sequence ATGCGGCGCGCACGGCGGGGGAAGATCTTTGGCGCGACGGCAGCAACCCTGCTGATCGCGGGCTGCAATCGCCACCAGTCCGCCCTGGCGCCGTTCGGGGCCGAAGCCGAGCAGGTCCGCCACCTCACGCTGGTGCTGGTGATCGGGGCGGTCGTCATCCTGGTGGCCCTTGCCGGCCTCTGGCTGGCCGCGGTGCGCGCACCTGAAGGGCGCCTGAGCCACAAGGGCGGCATGCGGCTGGTGCTGGTGCTCGGTGCGCTGGTGCCGACACTCGTCCTGTTCGCCCTGCTGCTCTACGCCCTGCCGATGATGCGCCCGCGGCCGGTTGCCCCTGCCGACCTGCGCATCACCGTCACCGGGGAGCAATTCTGGTGGCGCGTCGCCTACCAACCGCCCGGGGCCGAACCGGTCACCGCCGCCAACGAGGTGCGCATCCCGGTCGGCCGAACCGTCGCCTTCCAGCTGAAGGCGTCCGACGTGATCCACAGCTTCTGGATTCCGGGCCTCGCCGGCAAGATGGACATGATCCCCGGCCGCACCAACGAACTGGTGGTACGCGCCGATGCGCCGGGCCGCTACCGCGGCGCCTGCACCGAATTCTGCGGCCTCTCCCACGCCCGCATGGCGTTCGACGTCGTGGCGATGGAGCCGGCAGCCTTCGATCGCTGGCTTGCGCTCCAGCGCAGACCCGCCGGCGCTCCTGCTGACATGCGCGGCCAGGCGCTGTTCGCCGACAATGGCTGCGCAGGCTGCCACGCCATCCGCGGCACCGGCGCGCTCGGCACGATCGGCCCCGATCTCACCCACTTCGGCAGCCGCCTGCGCGTCGCGGCCGGCACGCTCCCGATGGAGACCGAGGCGATCGCCCGCTTCATCCGCAAGCCCGACGAGGCAAAACCCGGCGCGCGCATGCCCGCCTTTCCCCACCTGCCGCCCGACGACGCCCGGCAGATCGCCGCCTACCTGCAGGGCCTGCAATGA
- the ctaD gene encoding cytochrome c oxidase subunit I: MTADAQNDPAVRRAQEERLRAVWEPPKGWFFRWTDCNNNRVGNWYVLTAFAFMLFAGVLALIMRTQLAAPDNDLVSASTFNQLFTLHGSMMMFLFAVPMFEAVSIILLPSLLGARDLPFPRLSAFGYWSFLIGGVFVSGSIFFNAAPDGGWFMYPPLTTRKDLSGLGADIWMLGLSFIEVSSVAAAVELIVGVLKCRPPGMRLNLMPLYAWYILVVAVMILFAFPPLIAGDVLFEMERLLDWPFFDTARGGDPLLWQHLFWIFGHPEVYIIFLPSIALFAMLVPTFARRHLLGYPWIVLAAVGTAFLSFGLWVHHMFATGLPKISLAFFSAASQAVVIPTGVQIFCFLATLWAGRVMWSTPLLYATGSLAIFVIGGLTGVMVAVVPFDWQAHDTYFVVAHLHYVLIGGTLLPLFAGLYYYWPLVTGKKLSDRLGRTAFWIMFVGANLTFFPMHFSGLMGMPRRVFTYPAELGIGGLNLASTAGAYLFAAGVALVVIDLALSPTRPKARRNPWDAGTLEWLTLPESENWGVRSIPLIESRYPIWDQPGFVRNVDEGRYFLPDAEEGRRETIVTTVLDARPLQVVRLGTPSVKPMLTAVALGGVFILTTYHLYWLALLSGLATLALVLAWLWTGTAEIPEKPCKPIGHGLELPLYISGPSSSGWWAMFITMMADATAFSGLVFGYYFYWTVHPAFPPSGAGLDGPGIAWPMAALGLTLASWAATVAAREIHARGRIALTRLLLVAAPLASLGGLAAGLAGPWVTGLDPTLHVYPAIVWTLAIWTTAHNGIGAIMQVYTLARSLAGKMTPTHDADLRNITVFQHFLALTAIVTYLTIAWFPEVA, encoded by the coding sequence ATGACCGCCGACGCACAGAACGATCCCGCGGTCCGCCGCGCCCAGGAGGAACGGCTGCGCGCCGTGTGGGAACCGCCCAAGGGCTGGTTCTTCCGCTGGACCGACTGCAACAACAACCGCGTCGGCAACTGGTACGTGCTCACCGCCTTTGCCTTCATGCTGTTCGCGGGCGTGCTGGCGCTCATCATGCGCACGCAGCTGGCAGCGCCCGACAACGACCTGGTCTCCGCCTCGACCTTCAACCAGCTGTTCACGCTGCACGGGTCGATGATGATGTTCCTGTTCGCCGTGCCGATGTTCGAGGCGGTCTCGATCATCCTCTTGCCCAGCCTGCTCGGCGCGCGCGACCTGCCGTTTCCGCGGCTTTCGGCATTCGGCTATTGGAGCTTCCTGATCGGCGGCGTGTTCGTCAGCGGCTCGATCTTCTTCAACGCGGCACCCGACGGCGGCTGGTTCATGTACCCGCCGCTCACCACCCGGAAGGACCTGTCCGGCCTCGGCGCGGACATCTGGATGCTGGGCCTGTCGTTCATCGAGGTGTCGTCCGTCGCCGCGGCCGTCGAGCTCATCGTCGGCGTGCTCAAATGCCGCCCGCCGGGCATGCGCCTCAACCTGATGCCGCTCTACGCCTGGTACATCCTGGTCGTGGCGGTGATGATCCTGTTCGCCTTCCCGCCGCTGATCGCCGGCGACGTGCTGTTCGAAATGGAGCGGCTGCTCGACTGGCCGTTCTTCGATACGGCCCGCGGCGGCGATCCGCTGCTCTGGCAGCACCTGTTCTGGATCTTCGGCCATCCGGAGGTCTACATCATCTTCCTGCCGTCGATCGCGCTGTTCGCGATGCTGGTGCCGACCTTCGCGCGCCGGCACCTGCTGGGCTATCCGTGGATCGTGCTGGCGGCGGTGGGCACCGCGTTCCTCAGCTTCGGCCTGTGGGTGCACCACATGTTCGCGACCGGGCTGCCCAAGATCAGCCTCGCCTTCTTCTCTGCCGCCTCACAGGCCGTCGTGATCCCGACCGGGGTCCAGATCTTCTGCTTCCTGGCAACCCTGTGGGCCGGCCGCGTCATGTGGTCGACGCCGCTCCTCTACGCCACCGGCAGCCTCGCCATCTTCGTGATCGGCGGCCTCACCGGCGTGATGGTCGCGGTGGTACCGTTCGACTGGCAGGCGCACGACACCTATTTCGTCGTCGCGCATCTCCATTATGTGCTGATCGGCGGCACGCTGCTGCCGCTGTTCGCCGGGCTCTACTATTATTGGCCGCTGGTGACCGGAAAGAAGCTGTCGGACCGGCTCGGGCGCACCGCCTTCTGGATCATGTTCGTCGGCGCCAACCTTACCTTCTTCCCGATGCACTTTTCCGGCCTGATGGGCATGCCGCGCCGCGTGTTCACCTATCCGGCCGAGCTCGGCATCGGCGGCCTCAACCTCGCCTCGACAGCCGGCGCCTATCTGTTCGCCGCTGGCGTGGCGTTGGTGGTGATCGACCTTGCCCTCTCCCCAACCCGGCCCAAGGCACGGCGCAACCCTTGGGACGCGGGCACACTCGAGTGGCTGACGCTGCCCGAAAGCGAGAACTGGGGCGTGCGTTCGATCCCGTTGATCGAAAGCCGCTACCCCATCTGGGACCAGCCAGGCTTCGTGCGAAACGTGGACGAAGGCCGCTACTTCCTGCCCGATGCCGAGGAGGGACGCCGCGAGACGATCGTCACCACCGTCCTCGACGCGCGCCCGCTCCAGGTCGTTCGCCTCGGCACGCCCAGCGTCAAGCCGATGCTCACGGCAGTGGCGCTCGGCGGCGTGTTCATCCTCACCACCTACCATCTCTACTGGCTGGCGCTCCTCTCCGGCCTCGCGACCCTGGCGCTGGTGCTCGCCTGGCTGTGGACCGGCACCGCGGAGATCCCGGAGAAGCCGTGCAAGCCCATCGGCCACGGTCTCGAGCTGCCGCTCTACATCTCCGGGCCCTCCTCCTCCGGCTGGTGGGCCATGTTCATCACCATGATGGCCGATGCGACCGCCTTTTCGGGGCTGGTGTTCGGCTATTATTTCTACTGGACCGTGCATCCGGCGTTCCCGCCGTCCGGCGCCGGCCTCGACGGGCCGGGCATCGCCTGGCCGATGGCGGCACTAGGACTGACGCTGGCGAGCTGGGCTGCGACCGTCGCCGCGCGCGAGATCCATGCCCGCGGCCGGATCGCGCTCACCCGGCTGCTGCTGGTCGCCGCACCGCTCGCCTCGCTCGGCGGGCTGGCCGCAGGACTAGCCGGTCCTTGGGTTACCGGCCTCGATCCGACGCTCCACGTCTACCCGGCGATCGTCTGGACGCTGGCCATCTGGACCACGGCCCATAACGGCATCGGCGCGATCATGCAGGTCTACACGCTGGCGCGCAGCCTCGCAGGCAAGATGACGCCCACCCATGATGCGGACCTGCGCAACATCACCGTCTTCCAGCACTTCCTCGCGCTCACCGCGATCGTCACCTATCTGACGATCGCCTGGTTTCCGGAGGTCGCATGA
- a CDS encoding cytochrome c oxidase assembly protein, translated as MKRGSLVAGVALLALGWLVSALGLGMVGHMAGHMIAVAIAAPLLAWGMIGTRYDLALRAPQLVHPLAMSLVELAVVWGWHLPAMRALADTQLAWLAVEQLSFLAAGVLLWAAVLGAGGDRRVGGIGALLLTSMHMTLLGALIGLAPRPLYPMMAMHGGFAGLGPVEDQQLGGVVMLVIGGASYLLGALAMLGGLIRQEARA; from the coding sequence GTGAAGCGCGGCAGCCTCGTCGCCGGTGTGGCGCTGCTGGCGCTCGGCTGGCTGGTGTCGGCGCTCGGGCTCGGCATGGTCGGGCACATGGCCGGGCATATGATCGCCGTTGCGATCGCCGCGCCCCTGCTCGCCTGGGGCATGATCGGCACCCGCTATGACCTCGCCCTCCGCGCGCCGCAGCTGGTCCATCCGCTCGCCATGTCGCTGGTCGAGCTGGCCGTCGTGTGGGGCTGGCACCTGCCGGCGATGCGGGCGCTTGCCGACACGCAACTGGCCTGGCTGGCGGTCGAGCAGCTGAGCTTCCTCGCCGCCGGCGTCCTGCTATGGGCCGCGGTGCTCGGCGCCGGCGGCGATCGGCGCGTCGGCGGCATCGGGGCGCTGCTGCTCACCTCGATGCACATGACGCTGCTGGGCGCATTGATCGGCCTGGCGCCCCGCCCGCTTTACCCGATGATGGCGATGCATGGTGGCTTCGCTGGTCTCGGCCCGGTCGAGGACCAGCAGCTCGGCGGCGTCGTGATGCTGGTGATCGGCGGCGCCAGCTACCTGCTGGGCGCGCTGGCGATGCTCGGCGGACTGATCCGGCAGGAGGCACGGGCATGA
- a CDS encoding c-type cytochrome: MTLRITWRRAIVALLGLAAAGMLFAWSGVFNVAASSGHWAITDWFLHWTMRNSVRSHAAFAGEKAPRDDLGLVSAAGHFKNSCAVCHGAPGVPPSPVMRAATPHAPDLSINAREWDDRQLFWIVQHGVKFTGMPAWAAKDRPDEIRRMVAFVRRLPRMTPAQYRSLTEEAPAAPLAGVSDATLRTCTGCHGADGRGRGADDVPVLGGQQPDYLLAALRGYASGDRQSAVMRQVAVMLSDAEMQALARHFAAMPGLRPLSAGQGTAARLVSQGLPEKELPACRSCHKPGGRAPVIEGQKAGYIADRLRHWQGEEVEVDARQSQATMPVIARRIPKEMIEPLAAYLEQGAASPPK; encoded by the coding sequence ATGACCCTTCGCATCACCTGGCGCCGTGCAATCGTGGCGCTCCTGGGCTTGGCGGCGGCAGGGATGCTCTTCGCCTGGTCCGGCGTGTTCAACGTCGCCGCGTCGAGCGGTCATTGGGCGATCACCGACTGGTTCCTGCACTGGACCATGCGCAATTCGGTGCGCAGCCACGCCGCGTTCGCCGGTGAGAAGGCACCACGCGACGACCTCGGCCTCGTCAGCGCCGCGGGGCACTTCAAGAACAGCTGCGCAGTCTGCCACGGGGCACCCGGCGTGCCGCCGTCGCCCGTGATGCGGGCAGCCACCCCGCATGCGCCCGACCTCTCGATCAACGCGCGCGAATGGGACGACCGCCAGCTGTTCTGGATCGTCCAGCACGGCGTCAAGTTCACGGGCATGCCGGCCTGGGCCGCCAAGGACCGCCCGGACGAGATCCGCCGCATGGTCGCCTTCGTCCGCCGTCTGCCGCGGATGACGCCGGCACAATACCGATCGCTGACGGAGGAAGCGCCCGCCGCGCCGCTGGCCGGAGTCTCCGATGCGACGCTCCGCACCTGCACTGGCTGCCACGGCGCCGACGGGCGCGGGCGCGGCGCCGACGACGTTCCGGTCCTGGGCGGGCAGCAGCCCGACTATCTGCTCGCGGCCCTGCGCGGCTATGCAAGCGGGGATCGCCAGAGCGCGGTGATGCGGCAAGTCGCGGTCATGCTCTCGGATGCCGAGATGCAGGCCCTGGCGCGCCACTTCGCCGCCATGCCGGGCTTGCGTCCCCTCTCCGCTGGCCAGGGCACCGCCGCACGCCTGGTCTCCCAGGGACTCCCTGAAAAGGAGCTTCCGGCCTGCCGTTCCTGTCACAAGCCAGGAGGACGCGCACCGGTGATCGAAGGCCAGAAGGCAGGATATATCGCCGACCGCCTGCGCCACTGGCAGGGCGAGGAAGTCGAGGTCGACGCCCGTCAGTCGCAGGCGACGATGCCGGTGATCGCGCGCCGCATCCCCAAGGAGATGATCGAGCCGCTCGCCGCCTATCTCGAACAGGGCGCCGCTTCGCCGCCCAAGTAG